One Gloeobacter morelensis MG652769 DNA window includes the following coding sequences:
- a CDS encoding toxin-antitoxin system protein has protein sequence MKELAARSGESMQTVLDRAVEEYRRGQFLEEANRAFAALRDDPEAWQAELAEREIWDHALADDLGEEH, from the coding sequence TTGAAGGAGCTGGCGGCCCGCTCGGGCGAATCGATGCAGACAGTTCTCGATCGCGCCGTCGAGGAGTACCGGCGGGGACAATTTTTGGAGGAGGCCAACCGGGCATTTGCCGCTTTGCGCGACGACCCGGAGGCGTGGCAGGCGGAACTTGCAGAGCGTGAAATTTGGGACCATGCCCTGGCAGACGATCTTGGAGAGGAGCATTGA
- a CDS encoding hybrid sensor histidine kinase/response regulator → MPAPGTAEPVNILLVDDRSENLLALEAVLGELGQNLVKARSGPEALRHLLREDFAVILLDVQMPGMDGFETAQLIRQRERSSHTPIIFLTAYSANDSLLFKGYALGAVDYLLKPINPSILTSKVVVFIDLFRKNAEIERQAKALVAINQQLRSSERQLQDFLDNASDLIEIVSPDGRLLYVNRTWRETLAYPADDLKKMTCFDVVAPADRPLLAEALERVQQSQRFERLEVAFLALGGREIAVEGSLNCQFDQGVPRAVRCIFRDITERRQAEQARAEILREQVARQQAEQASRMKDEFLAMVSHELRTPLNSILGWAQLLRARRIDEKAAVGALESIERNARMQNRLIEDLLDISRIVTGQMRLETRPLELSGVIASAIEAVQPAAAAKQIQLRCCIDAAVGPVSGDVGRLHQIAWNLLFNAVKFTPQGGMVEVVLTQNETHAQLVIRDNGIGISPAFLDHIFERFRQADSTSTRVHGGLGLGLSIVRHLVELHGGTATAASAGEGQGATFMVSLPLLADGTPVQGEGKLVQPNGRTEALSELAQWLAGLRVLVVDDEVDAREFVATALGEYGVQVVTVGSAREALSAVAAQKPDVLVSDIGMPGEDGYALIRELRSRGNTLPAIAFTAYARGEDLKNALQAGFQCHVPKPVEIAQLVSAIASLSRKRKAI, encoded by the coding sequence ATGCCCGCCCCCGGTACCGCTGAGCCCGTCAACATCCTGCTGGTCGACGACCGCTCCGAGAACTTGCTCGCCCTCGAAGCGGTTTTAGGGGAGTTGGGCCAGAACCTGGTCAAAGCCCGTTCAGGCCCGGAGGCTCTGCGCCACCTGCTGCGTGAGGATTTCGCCGTGATCTTGCTCGATGTGCAGATGCCGGGGATGGATGGCTTCGAGACCGCCCAGCTCATCCGCCAACGCGAGCGCTCCTCCCACACACCGATCATCTTCCTGACCGCCTACAGCGCCAACGACAGTCTGCTCTTCAAGGGTTACGCCCTGGGAGCGGTGGATTATCTACTCAAACCGATCAACCCGAGCATCTTGACCTCGAAGGTGGTCGTCTTTATCGACCTGTTTCGCAAAAACGCCGAAATCGAGCGGCAGGCCAAGGCCCTCGTCGCCATCAACCAGCAATTGCGCTCAAGCGAACGGCAGCTGCAGGACTTTTTGGACAACGCCAGCGATCTCATCGAGATTGTTTCCCCCGACGGTCGCCTGCTGTACGTCAACCGCACCTGGCGCGAGACGCTTGCGTATCCAGCAGATGACCTGAAGAAGATGACCTGTTTCGACGTCGTCGCCCCTGCCGACCGGCCCCTGCTGGCCGAAGCCCTCGAGCGCGTGCAGCAATCCCAGCGCTTCGAGCGGCTGGAGGTCGCCTTTTTGGCCCTGGGCGGCCGGGAGATCGCCGTCGAAGGTTCCCTCAACTGCCAGTTCGACCAAGGGGTACCTCGGGCTGTCCGTTGCATCTTCCGCGACATCACCGAGCGCCGGCAGGCCGAGCAGGCCCGCGCCGAGATCCTGCGCGAGCAGGTGGCCCGCCAGCAGGCGGAGCAAGCCAGCCGTATGAAGGACGAGTTTCTGGCGATGGTCTCCCACGAGCTGCGCACGCCGCTCAATTCGATTTTGGGTTGGGCGCAACTGCTGCGCGCCCGCCGCATCGACGAGAAAGCCGCCGTGGGCGCCCTCGAATCGATCGAGCGCAACGCCCGCATGCAAAACCGGTTGATCGAAGATTTGTTGGATATTTCGCGCATCGTCACCGGCCAGATGCGCCTGGAGACTCGACCACTGGAACTCTCCGGGGTGATCGCATCGGCTATCGAGGCGGTGCAGCCCGCCGCCGCCGCCAAGCAGATCCAGTTGCGCTGCTGCATCGACGCTGCCGTCGGCCCGGTGTCGGGCGATGTCGGCCGCCTGCACCAGATCGCCTGGAACCTGCTTTTCAACGCCGTCAAGTTCACGCCCCAGGGCGGCATGGTCGAAGTCGTCCTTACCCAAAATGAAACCCACGCGCAACTGGTGATCCGCGACAACGGGATCGGCATCTCGCCCGCGTTTTTGGACCACATCTTTGAACGCTTCCGCCAGGCCGACAGCACCAGCACCCGGGTGCACGGCGGCCTCGGCCTCGGCTTATCGATTGTCCGCCACCTGGTCGAACTGCACGGCGGCACGGCCACGGCCGCGAGCGCGGGCGAGGGGCAGGGAGCCACTTTTATGGTGAGCCTGCCGCTGTTGGCCGACGGCACCCCCGTTCAGGGCGAGGGGAAGCTCGTCCAGCCCAATGGCCGTACCGAGGCGCTGAGCGAGTTGGCACAGTGGTTGGCGGGGTTGCGGGTGCTGGTCGTCGACGACGAGGTGGACGCGCGCGAATTTGTCGCCACCGCCCTGGGCGAGTACGGCGTGCAGGTGGTGACGGTCGGTTCGGCCCGAGAAGCCCTAAGCGCCGTCGCGGCCCAAAAACCAGACGTATTGGTCAGCGACATCGGCATGCCCGGCGAGGACGGTTACGCCCTGATCCGCGAGTTGCGCTCCCGGGGCAACACCCTGCCCGCCATCGCCTTCACCGCCTACGCCCGCGGCGAAGATCTCAAAAACGCCCTGCAGGCCGGTTTTCAGTGCCACGTGCCCAAGCCCGTCGAGATCGCCCAACTGGTGAGCGCCATCGCCAGCCTCTCGCGCAAGCGCAAAGCGATCTGA
- a CDS encoding type II toxin-antitoxin system PemK/MazF family toxin, giving the protein MKPGRGEVWLADLDPTRGREQAGRRPCLVVSADPFNRGPAQLVVILFITSRDKGIPFHVGLEPPEGGVTVRSFIKCEDVRSISPQRLTDKWGAVRNETLLAVEDRLRILLSL; this is encoded by the coding sequence TTGAAGCCGGGGCGCGGCGAAGTGTGGCTGGCCGATCTTGATCCCACCCGGGGACGTGAGCAGGCAGGGCGTCGTCCCTGCCTGGTGGTTTCTGCCGATCCATTTAACCGGGGACCGGCGCAGCTGGTGGTCATACTGTTCATCACCAGCCGCGACAAAGGCATCCCGTTTCACGTGGGTCTTGAACCGCCGGAAGGCGGAGTGACGGTGCGCAGTTTTATCAAGTGCGAGGATGTCCGCTCGATCAGCCCGCAGCGGTTGACGGATAAATGGGGCGCTGTCCGCAACGAAACGCTTTTGGCCGTGGAGGATCGGCTGCGGATTTTGCTGTCGCTCTGA
- a CDS encoding DUF2993 domain-containing protein: protein MMLPFPFPAAGGRADAGEQLINSVVAAAIRALLSKVEDLQIGIYCQPMSKLLQGAIDSFNLRGRGMVIKNQFRVESLRVDTDAIAVDLGAMLGGRVRLQRPTEAIASVVLREEDINTAFEAPLVLSKMRGMRVEGGDETLAIRQTRVQLLDDNWMDFKTEIVFEQSGRSEPLRFKAHLATEEQRRIVLDQTDFEGQSEEACQLGHLFVAQFNRIMDLDKFNLDGATLRVHRLRIRNQQLIFEGRAHIDHFPGQHRK, encoded by the coding sequence ATGATGCTCCCATTTCCGTTTCCGGCAGCCGGCGGCCGCGCCGACGCCGGCGAGCAGCTGATCAACTCGGTGGTGGCGGCAGCGATCCGCGCGCTTCTCAGCAAAGTTGAGGATCTGCAGATTGGCATCTATTGCCAGCCGATGTCCAAGCTCCTGCAGGGGGCGATCGACAGCTTCAACCTGCGCGGGCGCGGCATGGTGATCAAAAACCAGTTTCGCGTCGAGAGCCTGCGCGTCGACACCGACGCGATCGCCGTCGACCTCGGCGCGATGCTGGGGGGGCGGGTGCGCCTGCAACGGCCCACCGAGGCCATCGCTTCGGTGGTGCTGCGCGAGGAGGACATCAACACCGCCTTCGAGGCGCCGCTGGTGCTCTCGAAGATGCGGGGCATGCGCGTCGAGGGCGGCGACGAGACGCTCGCCATCCGCCAGACGCGGGTGCAGTTGCTGGATGACAACTGGATGGATTTCAAGACCGAAATTGTCTTCGAGCAATCGGGGCGCAGCGAGCCGCTGCGCTTCAAGGCCCACCTCGCCACCGAAGAGCAGCGCCGCATCGTGCTCGATCAAACCGACTTTGAAGGCCAAAGCGAGGAGGCCTGCCAGTTGGGCCATCTGTTCGTAGCCCAGTTCAATCGGATTATGGATCTCGACAAGTTCAACCTGGATGGGGCGACCCTGCGCGTGCACCGCCTGCGCATCCGCAACCAGCAGCTTATCTTCGAGGGCCGGGCGCACATCGATCACTTTCCTGGGCAGCATCGCAAGTAG
- the polA gene encoding DNA polymerase I, with protein sequence MPDSSAPVLLLVDGHSLAYRAYFAYVRGGETGLRTSGGTPTSVSFGFLKLLLDAIERDKPSMVAVAFDTRMPTFRHEVDATYKSGRAETPDEFIDDLQNLREILTALDLPQFELPGYEADDLIGTLAVHGAGQGYDVKILSGDQDLFQLITDEGAPGGSIRVLHQNTRTGTEEFGPAQVKEKLGIAPRQVVDYKALCGDSSDRIPGVRGIGAKGAVRLLEEYGSLTRLIEAVDTIPGALGKKLKEGVEDARHSYWMATIETNVPLVVDFEACRLVGFDAERVAPLLEKLEFRSFLRQLQRLQRSFGGTPSARPAALNEEADNPLTGVGTASADELWFDFAPSVPMDLEVRVVQTAEAFQAFLGALLAQDGLVAWDTETNNLDPRHARLVGIGCAWEPGVAYYLPLAHLQGPNLQTDAVVAALTPYWQDSERPKVLQNAKYDWLVLRNYGVALAGIAFDPMLASYVLDPEGKHNLTTLAQNHLQITMGSYEALVPKGQTIDAVEIAAVSRYCGEDAAVTLRLVPVLQAKLDEDPRLAGIFKEIEVPLEPVLARMEERGIRIDKAYLGELAQELDRDLELLEQEAYTLAGSKFNLGSPKQLSDLLFNKLGLNAKKSRKTSLGYSTDAAVLEKLRDDHPIVEAILSYRTLAKLKSTYVDALPLLVDPRTDRVHTDFNQTVTTTGRLSSSNPNLQNIPVRTSFSRRIRRGFVPEPGWLLVAADYSQIELRILAHLTQEPVLLEAFQSGGDVHTLTARLLLGREEVTSEERRLAKIINYGVVYGMGARRFARETGVSAAEAEDFIKAFYRRYPAVFSFMEQTRRMAVEQGYVETLLGRRRYFRGLGQLNQRDREGALRAAFNAPIQGTAADIIKIAMVRLEKTLAGRRTRLLLQVHDELVFEMPPEERPEVEPLIRSGMENALDLLVPLKVELNAGPNWLEAK encoded by the coding sequence ATGCCAGATTCGAGCGCGCCGGTGTTGCTGTTGGTGGACGGTCACTCTTTGGCCTACCGTGCCTACTTCGCCTACGTGCGCGGCGGCGAGACCGGCCTGCGCACCTCCGGCGGCACCCCCACGAGTGTCTCGTTCGGCTTTTTGAAACTGTTGCTCGACGCCATCGAGCGCGACAAGCCGTCGATGGTGGCGGTGGCCTTCGATACGCGCATGCCGACTTTTCGCCACGAAGTCGATGCCACCTACAAGTCCGGCCGCGCCGAGACCCCGGATGAATTTATCGACGATCTGCAGAATTTGCGCGAGATTCTCACCGCCCTCGACCTGCCCCAGTTCGAGTTGCCGGGCTACGAAGCGGACGATCTGATCGGGACTCTGGCGGTGCATGGAGCCGGCCAGGGTTATGACGTCAAGATCTTAAGCGGCGATCAAGATTTATTTCAGCTCATCACCGACGAGGGCGCTCCGGGTGGCTCGATCCGCGTACTGCACCAGAATACGCGCACCGGCACCGAAGAATTCGGCCCCGCCCAGGTCAAAGAGAAGCTCGGGATCGCCCCCCGGCAGGTGGTCGATTACAAGGCCCTGTGCGGCGACAGTTCCGACCGCATCCCCGGGGTACGCGGCATCGGTGCCAAGGGCGCCGTCAGGTTGCTCGAAGAGTACGGCTCGCTTACCCGGCTCATCGAAGCGGTGGACACGATCCCCGGCGCGCTGGGCAAAAAGCTCAAAGAAGGGGTCGAGGACGCCCGCCACTCCTACTGGATGGCCACCATCGAGACGAACGTGCCGCTGGTCGTCGATTTTGAGGCCTGCCGATTGGTCGGCTTCGACGCCGAGCGCGTGGCGCCGCTGCTCGAAAAACTCGAATTTCGGTCGTTTTTGCGCCAGTTGCAGCGGTTGCAGCGCAGTTTTGGCGGCACCCCGTCCGCGCGCCCGGCGGCATTGAACGAGGAGGCCGACAATCCGCTGACCGGCGTGGGTACCGCCAGCGCGGACGAGCTGTGGTTCGACTTTGCCCCGAGCGTCCCCATGGATCTGGAGGTGCGCGTCGTGCAGACTGCCGAGGCTTTCCAAGCTTTTCTCGGCGCGCTACTTGCCCAGGATGGCCTGGTGGCCTGGGATACTGAGACCAACAACCTCGATCCGCGCCACGCCCGATTGGTGGGGATCGGTTGCGCCTGGGAACCGGGAGTGGCTTACTATTTGCCCCTGGCCCACCTGCAAGGCCCCAACCTGCAAACCGACGCGGTCGTGGCGGCCCTGACGCCCTATTGGCAGGACAGCGAGCGGCCCAAGGTGCTGCAGAACGCCAAGTACGACTGGCTGGTGCTGCGCAACTACGGGGTCGCCCTGGCGGGCATCGCCTTCGATCCGATGCTCGCAAGCTACGTCCTTGACCCGGAGGGCAAGCACAACCTCACGACCCTCGCCCAGAATCACTTGCAAATCACCATGGGCTCCTACGAGGCGCTCGTGCCCAAGGGTCAGACCATCGACGCGGTGGAGATCGCGGCGGTGAGCCGCTACTGCGGCGAGGACGCCGCCGTCACCCTGCGGCTGGTGCCGGTGCTGCAGGCGAAGCTCGACGAAGACCCGCGCCTGGCGGGCATCTTCAAGGAGATCGAGGTGCCCCTGGAGCCGGTGCTCGCGCGCATGGAGGAGCGGGGCATCCGCATCGACAAAGCCTACCTGGGCGAGTTGGCCCAAGAACTCGACCGCGACCTGGAGTTGCTCGAACAGGAGGCCTACACCCTGGCGGGCAGCAAATTCAACCTGGGTTCTCCCAAACAACTGAGCGACTTGCTCTTTAACAAACTTGGCCTCAATGCCAAAAAAAGCCGCAAGACTTCGCTGGGCTACTCCACCGACGCGGCGGTGCTCGAGAAGCTGCGCGACGACCACCCAATCGTCGAAGCGATTTTGAGCTATCGCACCCTCGCCAAGCTCAAATCCACCTACGTCGACGCACTGCCTTTGCTGGTCGACCCGCGCACCGACCGGGTGCACACCGACTTCAACCAGACGGTGACTACGACCGGTCGCCTCTCCAGTTCCAACCCCAACTTGCAGAATATTCCGGTGCGCACGTCCTTTTCGCGGCGCATCCGCCGGGGCTTTGTCCCGGAGCCGGGGTGGCTGTTGGTGGCGGCCGACTACTCGCAAATTGAGCTGCGCATCCTGGCGCACCTGACGCAGGAGCCGGTGCTCCTCGAAGCGTTCCAGAGCGGGGGCGACGTGCACACCCTCACCGCCCGGCTGCTGCTGGGCCGCGAGGAGGTCACCTCCGAAGAGCGGCGCCTCGCCAAGATCATCAACTACGGTGTCGTCTACGGCATGGGAGCGCGCCGCTTCGCCCGTGAAACGGGGGTGAGCGCCGCCGAGGCGGAGGATTTTATCAAAGCGTTCTACCGGCGCTACCCGGCGGTGTTTAGTTTTATGGAGCAGACCCGCCGGATGGCCGTTGAGCAAGGGTACGTCGAGACCCTGCTGGGACGGCGCCGCTACTTTCGGGGACTCGGCCAACTCAATCAGCGCGACCGCGAGGGGGCTTTGCGCGCTGCCTTCAACGCCCCCATCCAGGGCACCGCCGCCGACATCATCAAAATCGCCATGGTGCGGCTTGAGAAAACCCTCGCAGGCCGCCGCACCCGGCTGTTGCTGCAGGTGCACGACGAACTGGTCTTCGAGATGCCCCCCGAGGAGCGGCCCGAGGTCGAACCGTTGATCCGCTCCGGGATGGAAAATGCCCTCGACCTGCTGGTGCCCCTCAAAGTCGAACTCAACGCCGGTCCCAACTGGCTGGAGGCGAAGTAA
- a CDS encoding response regulator codes for MPAVSRKKAKAESASLDLDQLLGTLAAVKSGNFSVRMPTEGTGTSSEIAATLNEIIALNEHLSVELSRVGNAVGKEGKVNQRVALNDAAGAWTFCVESINTLITDLAQPTTETTRVIRAVANGDLSQRIPTELDGRPLQGEFLQTAQIVNVMVEQLGSFASEVTRVAREVGTEGKLGVQAEVRGVAGTWKDLTDNVNFMAGSLTSQVRNIAEVTTAVASGDLSKKITVEVKGEILDLKNTINTMVDQLNSFASEVTRVAREVGSEGKLGVQAEVRGVAGTWKDLTDNVNSMAGSLTAQVRNIAEVTTAVAGGDLSKKITVEVKGEILELKNTINTMVDQLNSFASEVTRVAREVGTEGKLGGQAYVRGVGGTWKDLTDNVNSMAGNLTSQVRNIAEVTKAVAGGDLSKKITVDVKGEILDLKNTINTMVDQLNSFASEVTRVAREVGTEGKLGGQAQVTGVAGTWKDLTDNVNSMAGNLTSQVRGIARIVTAVAGGDLKRKLVLEAKGEIETLAETINEMIDTLATFADQVTTVAREVGIEGKLGGQARVPGASGTWRDLTDNVNELAANLTTQVRAIAEVATAVTKGDLTRSIAVEAQGEVAILKDNINQMIANLRETTQKNTEQDWLKTNLAKFTRVLQGQRDLEAVSRLILSELAPLVSAQHGVFYLMDSAENRPCLKLLSTYAYRERKRLANWFFLGEGLVGQCALEKERILLTDVPGDYIKISSGLGEAAPFNIVVLPVLFEGQVTAVIELASFRSFSEIHLTFLDQLTESIAIVLNTIAASMRTEQLLKQSQSLAEELQSQQTELTDTNKRLEQQANSLQASEERLKSQQEELQQTNEQLQEKARLLSIQNKEVERKNREIEQARQSVEEKARQLALTSKYKSEFLANMSHELRTPLNSLLILARLLSDNAEGNLSEKQVEYGRTIHSAGADLLGLINDILDLAKIESGTMSVEIEQMHFADLRSQMERIFRQVANDRGLEFAVECAANLPRAMLTDPKRLQQVLKNLLSNAFKFTALGSVTLRVEMATGGWDLASESLNRASGVVAFSVIDTGIGIAPDKQRVIFEAFQQADGSTSRKYGGTGLGLSISREIARLLGGEIQLKSEPDRGSTFTLFLPLDAPLPGYSAGDWALFALPEPVGVTRERAAAAAMERGWRSRAELNDDRDNLEPEDRVLLIIEDDANFARILCDLARTHGFKAVVALGSETGLAAARDLQPHAVLLDIHLPGMDGWTVLDRLKHDPATRHIPVHLLSVDDAGQRGLQSGAVACLKKPVDSEQMADIFARMHAFADRKVKNLLVIEDDEAQRTSIVELIGGGDVRSQAVATAQEALALLQSEPFDCVVLDLGLPDADGQALLGQIKGSADPWNLPVIVYTGRDLTPQQERDLKRRVEAVIVKGERSAERLLDETARFMHRVQAELPAPQRQIIEQLRHSGSILAGRKVLIVDDDVRNIFALTSALEREGMQVLYAENGSDGIALLERTPGIDMVLMDVMMPGMDGYEATAAIRRQARFKELPIVALTAKAMRGDREKCLEAGASDYITKPVDTEQLLSLLRVWLSRREH; via the coding sequence ATGCCCGCAGTCAGCCGCAAAAAAGCCAAAGCCGAATCGGCCTCTCTGGATCTCGATCAACTGCTCGGAACGCTTGCTGCCGTCAAAAGCGGCAATTTTTCGGTGCGCATGCCCACAGAAGGGACAGGCACCAGCAGCGAAATCGCCGCCACACTCAATGAGATCATTGCCCTCAACGAGCACTTGAGCGTCGAATTGAGCCGGGTGGGCAATGCGGTCGGCAAGGAAGGCAAGGTCAACCAGCGCGTTGCTCTAAACGATGCTGCGGGCGCCTGGACATTCTGCGTCGAGTCCATCAACACCCTGATCACCGATCTGGCCCAACCTACCACCGAGACCACCCGCGTCATCCGGGCGGTGGCCAACGGCGATCTCTCGCAGCGCATTCCCACCGAACTGGACGGCCGACCGCTGCAGGGCGAGTTTTTGCAGACAGCTCAGATCGTCAATGTCATGGTTGAGCAACTCGGTTCTTTTGCCTCAGAGGTCACCCGCGTGGCGCGCGAGGTAGGCACCGAGGGCAAGCTGGGCGTGCAGGCCGAGGTGCGGGGGGTGGCGGGCACCTGGAAGGATCTGACCGACAACGTCAACTTCATGGCGGGGAGTTTGACCTCCCAGGTGCGCAACATCGCGGAGGTGACCACGGCGGTGGCGAGCGGCGATCTATCCAAGAAAATCACCGTCGAGGTCAAAGGCGAGATCCTCGATCTCAAAAACACGATCAACACGATGGTCGACCAGCTCAATTCGTTTGCCTCAGAAGTCACCCGCGTGGCGCGCGAGGTGGGCTCTGAGGGCAAACTGGGCGTGCAGGCGGAGGTGCGGGGGGTGGCGGGCACCTGGAAGGATCTGACCGACAACGTCAATTCGATGGCCGGCTCGCTGACCGCCCAGGTGCGCAACATTGCAGAAGTGACCACGGCGGTGGCGGGCGGCGATCTATCCAAGAAAATCACCGTCGAGGTCAAAGGTGAAATTCTTGAGCTGAAAAACACGATCAACACGATGGTCGACCAGCTCAATTCGTTCGCCTCGGAGGTCACCCGCGTGGCGCGCGAGGTGGGCACCGAAGGCAAACTCGGCGGCCAGGCCTATGTGCGCGGCGTCGGGGGCACCTGGAAGGATCTGACCGACAACGTCAACTCGATGGCGGGTAACTTGACTTCCCAGGTGCGCAACATTGCAGAAGTCACAAAAGCGGTGGCGGGCGGCGATTTGTCCAAGAAAATCACCGTCGACGTCAAAGGCGAGATCCTCGATCTCAAAAACACGATCAACACGATGGTCGACCAGCTCAATTCGTTCGCTTCGGAGGTCACCCGCGTGGCGCGCGAGGTGGGCACCGAAGGCAAACTCGGCGGCCAGGCGCAGGTGACCGGCGTAGCGGGCACCTGGAAGGATCTGACCGACAACGTCAACTCGATGGCCGGCAACCTCACTTCCCAGGTGCGCGGCATCGCCCGGATCGTGACGGCGGTGGCGGGGGGCGATCTTAAGCGCAAGCTCGTCCTGGAGGCCAAAGGCGAAATCGAGACCCTGGCTGAGACGATCAACGAGATGATCGATACGCTCGCCACTTTTGCCGACCAGGTCACCACCGTGGCGCGCGAGGTGGGCATCGAAGGCAAACTGGGCGGCCAGGCGCGCGTGCCCGGCGCCTCGGGCACCTGGCGCGATCTGACCGACAACGTCAACGAACTGGCGGCCAACCTCACCACCCAGGTGCGCGCCATCGCCGAGGTGGCCACGGCGGTGACCAAGGGCGATCTCACCCGCTCGATCGCCGTCGAAGCCCAGGGCGAGGTGGCGATCCTCAAGGACAACATCAACCAGATGATCGCCAATCTGCGCGAGACGACCCAGAAGAACACCGAGCAGGACTGGCTGAAGACCAACCTGGCCAAGTTCACCCGCGTGCTGCAGGGGCAACGCGACCTCGAAGCGGTCTCCCGGCTCATCCTCTCGGAGTTGGCGCCGCTGGTCAGCGCCCAGCACGGGGTGTTTTATCTGATGGACAGCGCCGAGAACCGGCCCTGCCTCAAGCTCTTGAGCACTTACGCCTACCGCGAGCGCAAGCGTCTGGCCAACTGGTTTTTCCTGGGCGAGGGGCTGGTGGGCCAGTGCGCCCTCGAAAAAGAGCGCATCTTGCTCACCGATGTGCCGGGCGATTACATCAAGATCAGCTCCGGCCTGGGCGAGGCGGCGCCGTTCAACATCGTCGTGCTGCCGGTGCTCTTTGAAGGGCAGGTGACGGCGGTGATCGAACTGGCTTCGTTCCGCTCCTTCAGCGAGATCCACCTCACCTTTCTCGATCAGCTCACCGAGAGCATCGCGATCGTGCTCAACACGATCGCCGCCAGCATGCGCACCGAGCAATTGCTCAAGCAGTCGCAGTCGCTCGCCGAAGAACTGCAAAGCCAGCAGACCGAACTCACCGACACCAACAAGCGCCTGGAGCAGCAGGCCAACTCGCTGCAGGCTTCTGAGGAGCGCCTCAAAAGCCAGCAAGAAGAACTGCAGCAGACCAACGAGCAGCTGCAGGAAAAGGCGCGCTTGCTGTCAATACAAAACAAAGAAGTCGAGCGCAAGAACCGCGAGATCGAACAGGCCCGCCAGTCGGTCGAAGAAAAAGCGCGGCAGTTGGCCCTCACCTCCAAGTACAAGTCCGAGTTTCTGGCCAACATGTCCCACGAGCTGCGCACGCCGCTCAACAGCCTGCTCATCCTGGCGCGGTTGCTCTCGGACAACGCCGAGGGCAACCTCTCGGAGAAGCAGGTGGAGTATGGCCGCACGATCCACTCGGCGGGTGCCGACTTACTAGGGCTGATCAATGACATCCTCGATCTGGCCAAGATCGAGTCGGGAACGATGTCGGTCGAAATCGAGCAGATGCACTTTGCGGACCTGCGCAGCCAGATGGAGCGCATCTTCCGGCAGGTAGCCAACGACCGGGGGCTCGAATTTGCCGTCGAGTGCGCCGCCAATCTGCCCAGGGCGATGCTCACCGATCCCAAGCGTCTGCAGCAGGTGCTCAAGAACCTTTTATCCAACGCCTTCAAGTTCACGGCCCTGGGCTCGGTCACCCTGCGCGTCGAGATGGCCACCGGCGGCTGGGATCTTGCGAGCGAATCGCTCAATCGGGCGAGCGGCGTGGTGGCCTTCTCGGTGATCGACACCGGCATCGGCATCGCCCCGGACAAACAGCGGGTGATCTTCGAGGCTTTCCAGCAGGCCGACGGCAGCACCAGCCGCAAGTACGGCGGCACCGGGCTCGGGCTTTCGATCAGCCGCGAGATCGCCCGGCTGCTGGGAGGTGAAATCCAACTGAAGAGTGAACCGGATCGCGGCAGCACCTTTACGCTCTTTTTGCCCCTCGACGCCCCGCTACCTGGCTATTCTGCGGGCGACTGGGCACTGTTTGCCCTGCCCGAGCCGGTCGGCGTTACCCGCGAGCGGGCAGCCGCCGCGGCCATGGAGAGGGGATGGCGCTCGCGCGCCGAGTTAAACGACGATCGCGACAACCTCGAGCCGGAGGACCGGGTGCTGCTCATCATCGAGGACGACGCGAACTTTGCGCGCATCCTGTGCGATCTGGCCCGCACCCACGGCTTCAAGGCGGTGGTCGCCCTGGGCAGCGAGACGGGGCTGGCCGCCGCCCGCGACTTGCAGCCCCACGCCGTCTTGCTCGACATCCACCTGCCCGGTATGGACGGCTGGACGGTGCTCGACCGGCTCAAGCACGATCCTGCGACCCGCCACATCCCGGTGCACCTGTTGTCGGTGGACGATGCCGGCCAGCGCGGCCTGCAATCCGGGGCGGTCGCCTGTTTGAAAAAACCGGTGGACAGCGAGCAGATGGCAGACATCTTTGCCCGCATGCATGCCTTTGCCGACCGCAAGGTGAAGAATCTGCTGGTAATCGAGGACGACGAGGCGCAGCGCACGAGCATCGTCGAACTCATCGGCGGCGGCGATGTGCGTTCGCAGGCGGTCGCCACCGCCCAGGAGGCGCTCGCCCTGTTGCAAAGCGAACCGTTCGACTGCGTGGTGCTCGATTTGGGGCTGCCCGACGCGGACGGTCAGGCGCTGCTCGGGCAAATCAAGGGCTCTGCCGACCCCTGGAACCTGCCCGTCATCGTCTACACCGGCAGAGATCTTACCCCCCAGCAGGAGCGCGACCTCAAGCGTCGGGTCGAAGCGGTGATCGTCAAGGGCGAACGCTCCGCCGAACGCTTGCTCGACGAGACGGCCCGCTTCATGCACCGGGTGCAGGCGGAGTTGCCCGCGCCCCAGCGGCAGATCATCGAGCAGCTGCGCCACTCGGGGTCGATTCTGGCGGGCAGGAAAGTGCTCATCGTCGACGACGACGTGCGCAATATTTTTGCCCTCACCAGCGCGCTCGAACGGGAGGGCATGCAGGTGCTCTACGCCGAGAACGGCAGCGACGGCATCGCGCTTCTGGAGCGCACTCCCGGCATCGACATGGTCCTGATGGACGTGATGATGCCCGGGATGGACGGCTACGAGGCGACGGCGGCCATCCGTCGCCAGGCACGCTTTAAAGAGCTGCCCATCGTGGCGCTCACCGCCAAGGCGATGCGCGGCGACCGCGAGAAGTGCCTGGAGGCGGGTGCTTCGGATTACATCACCAAACCCGTCGACACCGAGCAGTTGTTGTCGCTGCTGCGGGTCTGGTTGTCGCGCCGGGAGCACTAG